In Saccharopolyspora pogona, the genomic stretch AAGCCGACCATCAGCATGGCCGGTTCGGCGTGGCTGGACTACTCGCTGCAGTTCACCGCGCCCGAGCCTCGCCTGTTGGACGTGGTCACCCGCACCGCATCAACACAGATGGCGCAGTCCGGGGCCGGGGGCGTGGCCTGGAACGGGCCCGCCGGCGGCTCCGGTACGCGGTGGAACGGCCCGACCGGGGGATCCGGGCTGTCGTGGGGTGCGCCGGTGAGTACCGGCGTGGTGCGGCTGGACAACACCGACGGGACCGCGCCGGCCGATGTGATCGCGACGATTACCGGCCCGGCGCAGAACCCGTCGATCTCCACTGGCACGTCGTGGATCACCTACAACGGGGTGCTGTCATCGACTGACGTGCTGGTCATCAACACCGGATCCGGTGCGGTGCAGCTCAACGGCGTCAACCGGCGCAGCTATCTGACCCGCGCGAACTGGTTCCAGATTCCCGCCGGCGGTTCTGTCGACGTCCGGTTCACGGCCGAGGTGCAGAACGCGCAGGCGAGCATGACCGCCAGCTGGCGCGTCTCCTACTACTGAAAGGCCCGGTCCACAAATGGCTGTCGCGCTGACCGACGCCGTCCCACTCACAGCGGCGGACGGCATCACCGGCCTGAACAACGGCCGGGACATGCGGAAGTTCATCTCGGGTTTGCTGCTGCCAGACGTCAAGTCCGCGAACCCGTTGGCGGTGCGCAACGGCGTGCTGCCGCACAACTGGGACGTGAGCGGCTGCACGTCGCTGCGGGTGCAGCAGCAGACCACCGCGAGCATGAACGTCGACGTACTCGCCGGGCACCTGGTGTGCGAGCGCACCGGCCAGGGCCCGTATCTGGGCTGGTCGGAATCGACGATCGTGGTGCCGATTTCGACCGCGAACGCCACCAACCCGCGCATCGACGTCATCTTCGCGACGGTCTACGACCAGGCGTCGATCCCGACCGACCCTGGGCACGGCCCAGTCGTCGACGTGCTCACTGGGACGCCTGCGGCGAGTCCGGTTGCGCGGACGGACCTGCCGGATGGGGCGGTGAAGCTGGCCGAGGTCCGGGTCAATGCGACCGTCACCACGATCACCAGCAGCAACATCACCGACAAGCGGATGTCGACCGCGCTCACTGGCGGGGTGAGGTACATGCTGCCGGGCGACTCGGTGCTGGACACGGGCCGCATCGACGGGGAGCTGCGGATCCGCAAGGCGGCGGCGCCGTGGCCGCAGCTGATGGACTACTGGGACGCCACACAGAGCCTGTGGCGGGGCACGATGGGCGCCACGTTCACCCAGACCTATCCGGGCACCCCGGACGGCAACAACAACGTCACCGGCGTGATCACCGGCGCGAACAACACGCTGATCAGCCTGAACATCCCGGATCCAGGGTTTCCGTACCGGGTGATCGCCTCGACGCTGTTCAAGCTCATTTCGATCTCGTCGCCGACGACGATCAACTACTACTGCAACGTCAACAACGGGCCTTTCGCCGGCGCGATCGCCACGGCAGGGCCGGGCGGGGACAACCGGTGTCCGGTCGTGCCGATCGGCGGCACCATTTTCACCGGCGCGAGCACGGTCCGTCTGAAAATCGACGTGCTCGGCGGCGGTAGCGTCACGTGGGGCGCTGACGTGCGTAACCCCCTGACGGTGCAGGTCGTGCCAGCATGACCACGCCCGCTGCCGGCGGTCACCGGTTACTGCTGGCCAACACTGTGACCGGCCAGGTGCACGCCGAGTTGCCCATGGGCAACCAGGTTCCGACGTGGCAGCGGCAGCTGAACAACACCGGCTCACTCACCGCGCAAGTGTCGCTATCCCCTCGCCTGGACGACGACACGTACACCATGCTCACCGAGCCGTGGCGCTGGACCGTCGTCTACGCCTACGGCAACAGCATCTTGCAGGCCGGGCTGTTGACCGGGTTCGACTTCGACGACATGCAAGGGTTCTCGGCGACGGTGCGCACGGCCACGCTGTGGGAGTTCCTCGGGAAAAAAGCGCTGGTGGCCTACTGCGGAGCAGGTCAGTCTGTGACACAGGCCGACGTGATCTTCTCGCCGACCAGCCCCGACCTGGCCAACCGCAGCCTGTCCTGGGGATCGGTGGCGGCGCGCCTGGTGGGCATCTACCTGGCCAACGCCGGCCAGTACGCGCTGCCGATCCGGCTGCCGGACCTGGTCGCCGGGTCGGCGACGGTCACCTACGCCGTCACGGATTTGGCCTACACCGGGCAACGCCTTACCGAGCTCACGCAACAGGATGCCGGGCCTGAAATCGAGTTCGTGTGCGAGTGGAATGACTCGTCGCAGCAGGCGATCGTGTGGCGCATGCGGGTCGGCGAACCGCGACTTGGACAGCTCGGCTACCCGCACGTCTGGGATTACCGGCAGGCATGCCAGTCGCTGAAGACGACGCTCGACGGCAGTCGCCAGGCGTTCGGAGTGATCGCAAAAGGCGCGGACAACCGGACCACCTCCGGGACCTTTACCTACGCCGAAATCTCTGACATGACCTGGCCGGCGGCAGGGTGGCCGTGGATGCAGACCGCCGACACCACGCACCTGTCGGAGACCTCGCAAGCGGTGATCTCCTCGTACGCCACCGGCACCCTGCGGACTTTCATGCCTCCGTTGTGGACGGCGCAGGCCACGATCCGCATCGATGGCCGCAACCCGTCCGGGCTACCGACCGGGTCACCGTCGATCGAGGCGCTCTCTACGGGAGACACCGCGGTGATGCAGGTGCGCGATCACGCGTGGATCTATGACGCCCAGTACGCGTGCCGGATCTTGTCGATCGGCTCCGGGATGGATCCGTGGACAGCGACGCTTGATCTGCAGGTGATGGGGGGTGTGGTCGCATGACGATGCCTTCGATTCCGCCGGGGCGGGCGCCGGTGCCGGCGACCATGCGCACCGAGGTTGCCGCGGTGCGGCAGCGGCTCGATGAGCTGGGGCGCAGCGGCAGCATCGCGTCCACCCCGTGCGGGGATTGGACCGATGACGGCGCCAACGCCGGCGGAACCACCATCTCCAACGGCTCCGGTGGCGGCGGCGTGGGCGTGAAGATCACCGATATCGGTGTGCTGATCGGCAGCCCAGTCGGATGCTCGCTGTCCGCGGGCACGTTCACTCCCACCCGTGCGGGCCGCTGGATGTTCACGTTCACCGTGCAGTTCGTCGGCGGCGCGTCGGCGATGCGCGCGATCTACCTAGCGCTCGGCACCGCCAGCAACACACCCGGCGGGCAGCGGTACGGGCTCAACTCAGGCGTCGCCGACGCCATCTCATCGAGCACGACGCTCACCCTCGCCGCCAACCAACCCGTGTCGATCTACGCAGCGTGCTGGACGACTGGCGGATCGGTGGGGATCTGGCGCGCGAACGGAAACCTGCTGTCGGCCACCTGGATGGGCCTCTGAGCGTGGGCCTCTGAGCGAAAGAGAGCGACCAATGACCGACCCGTCGTATCCCCGCTACGTCGTCCCGCCCACGCTGTGGGCTGCGCAAACGTGGGACGGCACGAACACCCAGCCAGTGGCGGACTTCCTTGCCGCGCACCAGATCAACGCGGGGCTCGCCGCGTCCAGCACCACGCTGTATCTGCTGATGGGCTCCTCGTCGCCGTCGTACGCAGCGAACACGTCGATTGTGCTGCGCAACGACGGCGCCGGCTGGTACGTCGACGCAGCGCGCACCAACACGTCCGGTCTGGTGTCGTACGCGGATTTTTATTCGACTCCCGCCCCTGCCTGATCCCCATGGAGGGCACGTCGTGGGTGACATCTCGACACTGCTCGGCGCGATCGGAACCCTCATCACCGCTGTTGGCGGTGCGATCGGTGTTGTGGTCACCGCGATTCGCAGCGGCAACCGGCAGGCGAAAGCCGCCGCGGAGAAAGCCGCATCCGAGATCGATGACGAGCAGAGCAAGAAGATCGCCGAGCTCGAAGCTCAGTTACGCAAGCTGGCACAGGGGGAACCGTGATCAGTGATCGTGCGAGACAGGCAGCCAAAGACGCCGCCCGTAGTACGTCCCGCCGGAACTGGCCGCTGTTTGCGATGGCGGGCATCGTCGTCGCCGCGGTCGCGGCTTTCGCTGTCCTCTACTTCGTGGACCGTGCAGGGGCGCGTGCGGAGCAGGAGGCGTTGCAGGCGCAGGTGTCTGCGCTTGCAGCGGATGCGAAGGCTGTGGCCGCCCCGCTGGATCAGCTATGTGCGACGGATCAGAGCGTCCGTGATCGTGCTGGCCAGGCGTGCCAGAAGGCGGCCGAGGTGAAGCAGCAAGCGCCACCGGTGCTGGAGCTGGTGCCGGGTGAGGACGGGCGCGGCATCACCTCAACAGCGATCGAGGCCGGGCGCCTGGTCGTGTCGTACACCGATGGCACCCGGCGTGATGTCGGGCAGGTCGTTGGGCAGCCCGGCGCGACGGGGGCGACCGGGGAGCCAGGGCGCGGCGTGGTCGCCACGGTGCTTGACGGCGTCGACCTGGTCGTCATCTACAGCGACGGCGCCCGCGAGAACCTCGGTCGGATCGTGGGCCGCGACGGCGCTCCCGGGCGGGGCATCGCGTCGGTGGACGGCTCTACGGGCCGCCTGATCATCACCTACGACGACGGCACCACGCAGGACGCCGGCGAGCTTCCCCGTGGAGCGCGTGGCGCACCGCCGGCGAGTTGGACGGTGCAGCGCGCCGACGGCTCGACCGAGCGGTGCACCCGTGACGAGGGCAGCCCGGAAACGGCGCCGACGTACTCGTGCACAGCATCCGGCGGGCCGACTGCTCCGCCGACAGAAACCACAACCGAGACCACGACCGAGACGACGACGGTCACCGCCACCCGTCCGCCGCCGGACGAAAACGGCGGGCTGCTACCGACTACCAAGGGGCGCCCATGAGGCACTGGTACGACACCGAGTTCATCGAGGACGGCCGAACTATCGACCTGATCTCGATCGGCATCGTCGCCGAGGACGGCCGCGAGTACTACGCCGTCGTCGAAGACGCCCCGTGGCGGCGGATCAAAAAGCATGCGTGGCTGATGGCCAACGTCGTCCCGCACTTGCCTCAGGGGCACGGGGACCGGCGGCACTCGATCCCGGGTCGGTTGCCGATCGACTTCGCCGATCCGCTGGTCAAGCACCGCAAGCGCATCGCGGAGGAGGTGCGCGACTTCCTGCTACGGGATGGCAAGCCGGAGCTGTGGGCCGACTATGGCGCATACGACCATGTCGTCCTGTGCCAGCTCTGGGGCACGATGATGGACCTCCCGATCGGGATTCCGATGCACACGATGGACGTGCAGCAGGAGGCCGTGCGGCTCGGTGTCACCGAGTTCCCCGAGCAGGACGGCGCGGAGCACAACGCGCTCGCTGACGCCCGCCACACCCGCGTGAAGTGGCAGCACCTGCAGGGGGTGGCGGCGTGATCTGGGGTATCGACATTTCGAGATACCAGGCCGGAATCGACCTGGACAAGGCGCGGGCCGAGGGCTTCGACTTCGTCCTCATCAAAGCGACGCAGGGCAGTTCGTGGGTGGATCCCCAGTTCGCCCGCAACCTCGCCGCCGCCCGCGCCGCGGGCCTGCTGCATGCCGCCTACCACTACCAGGAGGGCAGCGTCAGCGCGGCGGCGCAGGCCGACCACATTGCACGAGTCGTGCCGCAAGACTGCCCGGTGATCCTCGACGTGGAGAAGGGTGGCGGCCCGGCCGCGCTGACTCGGGATCTCACCCAGCGGTTGCGGGACAAGGGCTATCTGCTGCCCTTGTTGTATTTGCCGGAGTGGTACTGGCGCGAGCTCGGCCGGCCGTCCCTGGCTGGTCTGCCGCCGCTGTGGTATTCGCGATACCCCTCCAATCGCGCCGGTAGCGCCTCGGAGGTCTACGCCCGCAACCAAACCTGGCTGGATGGCCTGTGGGGCGGCTACGGGGGTTTGAGCGTCGCTGTTCTGCAGTTCACCGACCAGGGCCGGGTCGCTGGCCGTTCGCCGGTCGACTGCAACGCATTCCGCGGCACCCGCGAACAGCTTGCCGCGCTGCTCGGCGGCTCTGGTGGCGCATCTGGCGCCGTTTCCGCACAGGAGGAGGACGACTTGACCCCCGAACAGGACGAGCGCTTGAAGCGCATCGAGAAAGAGCTGGTCGGCTCGTGGGACGCCAACGGTGTCCCGAAGGGCTGGGGCACCGACATCGGGCCGCGCACGGTCGTCGCGATGCTCGTCGACCTCGTCAACGCACTGTTGGGCGAGCAGCTGTCCACCTATCCCAACAGCAAGATCAAGCTGTCGGCAGTCAGGGCGATCCGCGACAACAACGGCCTGTTGTTCCAGCTTCCGGCGATGATCAACGCGGCCGGGCAGGCTGATCCCGCGAAGGTCGCCGCTGCGCTGCGCCCGGTGCTCGCCGATGTCGTCGGCCCGGTCGTGGCCGAGTCCGTACGCGCAGCGCTCGGCGAGGACAACCAGGCGCAGGCCGACGCGATCGTTACTGAGTTGGCGCAGCGGCTGGCGGGAGGTGTGGCGGCATGAGCAACGTTGAGCTGACCGCGCTGGTCGTCTCCGGACTTGTGGGCCTGGTGATCCCGTGGCTGACCGAGCTGGTCACGCACTCAGCGGCCCGTACCGAGCTGAAATCCGTGGTGACTGCGGCGTTGTCGGCGATTACCGGCGCGGTGTCGACCGTCGCTGTTGTCCCGGGCGCGGACTGGCGGGCGTATCTGCTGGCCATCGGCACGGCGTGGGTCTTCTCGATGCGCACCTACTTCGCCGGTTTCGTCCGGCCGATCGCGCCCAGCAGCGGCATCGGCGCACCGCAGGCGAAGCACGCTGCGCCCGACGCCGCCGAGTAGCACCACGCAGGCCCAGTGAGGCGGAAAGCACAGCAGCCCCCAGTGCCCGATGGCGCTGGGGGCTCTTTCGTGTCTCGCCCCCTGATCAGGAACAACGACTTTGAAAGGACTGCGGACATGGCGGCATCCTTGGCCGGCTCGTGGCAGCCGGTCACCACCCGCTCGACGCTGAACCCGCACTACCTGGATCCGGTCACCGGGGCGCCGAGCCGCGACGCGATCCCACAGACCCCGGCCCGGTTCGGCCGCACCCTGCGGCGGGTGCTGCAACACGGCATCCAGCAGGTTCGCCTGGAGTGGCGCAACGTCTACTGCCAGGTTGACGACCCCGGGGAGGTCGACGGCCCGAACCCGGTGTGGATCCGGGCGTCCATCGAGTACCCGGCTGGGGCATGGCGGCAAGTCAACGGCTCCACCACCTGGTCAGCGACGACGGCCTACGCGGTCGGGGACCAGGTGCTGCACGACGGCGTGCGGTACGTGGCGGGCGCGGCCACGACCGCCGGGCAGTCGCCGGCGGCGGGCGGCCCGTGGCGGCCGGTGCGGTTGTTCCCGGTGACGTGGACGGGCACGACGGACACCGCGACCGTCCAACCTGGGCAGACAGTCATGTCCGACCCGATTGACCTTAGTGATGTGCGGCTGCTGGCAGGGGAGCGGCTGGCGGTGGGCCTGCTCGCCTTCACCGGCGGCGTGGGCAGCATCGTCAGCGGCGCGGATGCGATCGCCGGGGACTTCGTGTGCGACTTCCCGACCGCGCCATGGCCGGGCGCGGCCGACGACTTGGTGGTGCAGCCGGTCACCGACCAGACCTCGATGCCGGTCGGAACGCCGCTGCCGATGCCGACTGTTGTCGAGGGATTGTCGCCCAACCCCAACACCGTGATGGCGCTGGGCGATTCGCTGTTCCAGGGGCTGTACGACTCCGACATCGACGGCGATACCGGCGGGTTCATCCCTCGTGCGTTGCGAGCGACCCAGCACTACCGGATGTCGGTGTCCGGTCAGCGCGCCGATTCACTGTCGTTGCCAACGCAGGTCACGACGTGGCGGGATGAACTGCTCGCCCGGTACAACGTCGTGATCACCGACCTGGGCGGCAACGACGCTGTGCGGTCCGATGGCACCACCGACATCTCGAGCAACACGGCGATGGTGCAGGCCCGCATGACCGCGCTGTGGCGCTACCTCGCGCAGCGCTGCCCGAACGTGTGGGCCACCACGATCACCCCGTGGACTGCGAGCACGGACGGCTGGTCGACGCTGGCCGGGCAGTCGCGGGCGAACCAGATCATGGGCGGCACGAACGGCCTTGATGGCGTGTGGGGACGGCTCCGCACCTGGTTCCGGGATGGCTGCCCGATCCAGGTGTTCGGGCGGACGGTTCGCGCCGGCGAGGGCGAGCACCCGTTGGCCGGGATCGTCGACGTCGGATATGCCATCACCGACCCCGCATCTGGCTGGAAGTGGAAGGCCGGACTAACCACGGACGGGATGCACCCGACCGCGGCCGGCCACCAGCTCATGGCCACGGCGTTGACCCCGTACTTGCCCGCGCTCGCCCGTGGCGGCCGGATCGAGGATCTCCCAGCGGGGTCGTTCGGTGGGGCGTGGCAGTCCGGTACCGGGATGGTGCAGTCCCTGCGGAACACGACTGTGCCGGTCACGTGCCTGTCGTCCACGGTGGACGAGCCGCGAGGCTGTACCTACTCGGCCGGGGTGTTCACGGCGTTGGTTGAGGGGGAGTGGGACTTCGACTGGTCGCTGCAGTGGTGCGGCGGTGATAGCTCGATCCGGTGGGGGTTCCTCGCACCACCGGACTACCTGGCCAACCCGGTGAAGAGGTACGGGGCGCAGGGGGTTGGTGGCTCGGTCGAGGTGTTTTCGGGCTCGGCGACGCTCTGCCTGAAAGCCGGTCAGCAGATGGTGTTGTGGATGTCGTCGAAGAACACGACCGCCGATTCGGCGTTGTGGGGCACGGGCGGGTCCGTGAGCCTTCGGGCATCCTGGCGCGGCCTCCGACGCTCGCAGACCTGACGAAGGGGCTCCCGGTACGTGTGGGTATCGGGAGCCCCCTTTGTCAGGGTTTCGGGTCAGTCGTCTTTCCGCATGGCGCGGGCCTTCGGGTTCAGGGGCGCTCGCTGGCCAAGCGGTCCACAACCTGGGCAAGCCCAACGAGTCCTGCGATATTGAGCTCGCCAACCAAATCGTCATCTTCGAGTGCATCGGCGGCGAGCATGTCCTCGATCTGGGTTATCCGGTCGATGTCCAGCATGCCGTGCATCCTGTGTTGTTCGTCTTCCCATGCCATTGCATCCCTCCAACTTGGGGCCCGGGACAGTTTCAGGAGTTCAGGGCCTCCAGGTGTCGGGCCTTGCGGCTATTGTTGATCGCACAGGCTCGCCCGGTGGTTGGCCGGGTCGGGGTGAGGGTAGAAGATGCCCCGCGGTGTCGTGGTTGGGCCGCGGGGCATCGCCATGTCCGGGCTCTTTAGGCCTTACCTGTTCCGCCGCAGCGGATGCACGGGATACCCGCGCCGTCCGGGTGCTTGCCTGATTCACCGCTTCCTTTGCAGTTCGGGCAGGTGATGCCGTGCAGCGGCCGGGTCGCGATCATCATCAGCTGCTGTGAGCTGACCTCGATGTCGATGACGTCGCCACTGGTGGTGACGACCTGCAGGATCGGCTGGCCAGCATCGTCGGTGAGTGTGACGCGCCGTGCTGTGAGGCGTTGGGCGGTGTTGGTCATCGGAACCCCTCCGGTGTTCTGCAGGCTCATCGGTGCTGATTGCTATCGCCCATGATGGTCGCGCTGTTGATGGGGCGGGATCAGCTGATCGCGTGGTGGCCTGCCATCGCGGGGGATCAAGAGCCCCCGTACGTCGTGTTTGCTGGCCCATTTGCCCGTACAGGCTCCTGATCGTCTTGTTGGCAATCTTGTGCCTCGTGGCAGGTTCGAGGGCTCTCAAGGCGTTCTGCGCCGTCGATCACTCGGTTTGGGGCGCCATGTGGCCGTCGTCGGCGGGGTCTTCTTCTGGAAGCACTGCGGCCAGCCACGAACGCAGGTCGGGGGCCCCTTCGTAGGGCCGTTCGTGGCCGCTCGTCTTGTCCTCGTGGTCAGTCATGCTCGATACATCGGCAGCGTGGCGTGGTGGCCTGACAAGCCTGACATTCGCGGTCAGTCGTCCCGCGGTTCGTCATGCCAGGCGAGTCCGCCGGCCACCATTTCCTCCAGGACCCGCCGCACCGCGTCGATGTCGTCGATCCCGGCGATGGCCGCCAGGTCCTTGGGCGGGTATGGGCCACCGCCGTGGCGGGTGACCACGTTGCGGATCGCATGGGTGATTTCCAGGTCGTGGGTCTGTTGGGCGACTGGCTCCAGCTCGGCGAGCACCTGCTCCAACCACGTGGTGTCTTCCCCGGCTGCTCGACGCTGGGTGATCTCGCTACGTACCGACGCCACGAGGTCGGCAACGACGGTGACGATCCGGGCGATCTCTCGGTCTTGGTCGGAGGGTTCCACGCTTCCAGCCTGCGCTTGCTGTGCCGCTCGGGTGCCAGGGTCGAAGGGCTCCGCCTCGCGCGCGTCTACTTACGAAACTCACCCTCACCAGAGCAGGCCAGCGCCCGACCACGTCCAGAGTTGGCTGCGCATAAGTCTGTTACGTAGGGAACCCCGACGTAGGAGGGGTTTCCTACGTGCGCGGGGGGCGCGGGGGGCGGCGTAGCCCCCCGGTGGTGTTCTTCCTATAAACCAGTGTTCTTCTCCCGGTGGTCTTCTAAAGAGAGCGGAAAAACCTACGTTGGTTTTCCCGCACTGGTTGCGACCTGCCCGAACAGGCGTTTATGCAGGTCGCACCATGTCCGAAAACCCGCACTGGTGTGATCATTCCGTGATCATCGCCGAAGCCTGTCGCATCGTCGCAGGTCAGAACCAGTGCGGAAAATCCGATGTGGTTGCGACCAGTAGGAACGACGAGATGCCAGCGGGCCCCCAACCTAACCGGTTGGGGGCCCGCTTTCGGCATGCTCGGGGCAGTTCAGGCGGCGTCGTCGCCGCGCTCCTTGGCCACCTGCTTCAGGATCTGGGCGACCTCGTCGGGGTCATCGGTCACCCACCAGGTGTAAGGCCCATACAGGCCGCCGATGTTCTTGCCGTTCTTGTCGACGGTCCCGGCGGGGTAGCGGATTCGCTCGCCGCGGTAGACGTAGCCGAACTTCTGCAGCTCCTTGATCGCGCCGTCGATGGCGGTCTTGCCGTCCTTGTTCTGGCGCTCGATTAGGTCGACGGTGATGTCGAAGCCTTCCTTGTGGCTGGCCAGGTTCAGGAACAGGCCCTTGGCCTTCAGGCTCAGTCGGGGATCACGGGCGAGTGCGTTGGTGACAAGCGTGAAGTGGTCGCCAGCCATCCGGCCACGGCGGAGTCCGCCGATGAATTCGTCGCGGGACAACGATGGTCCTTCCCCGCCCGGTGCCAGGTTCGGGTTTGCGACACGTTCCACACCTGGCTAGCGCTGGTGTGGGGTGTACCCGTACCATCGGCACCGAACGATTTGGGTCGTTGAAACCGTCGCCCTCGCCTGCCAAAGCTTGGGGCGGCGGTTTCTTTTTGTCTTGTGACCGGGTGGGTCACCTGATCGAGTAAACCCTACAACATCAACACTGTGAACGGCCGTAGCGAAACGCCCGAACGCGTCAGCCCGCGTGGCACGATGGAACCGGCGACGGCCGCGCCA encodes the following:
- a CDS encoding glycoside hydrolase family 25 protein, whose translation is MIWGIDISRYQAGIDLDKARAEGFDFVLIKATQGSSWVDPQFARNLAAARAAGLLHAAYHYQEGSVSAAAQADHIARVVPQDCPVILDVEKGGGPAALTRDLTQRLRDKGYLLPLLYLPEWYWRELGRPSLAGLPPLWYSRYPSNRAGSASEVYARNQTWLDGLWGGYGGLSVAVLQFTDQGRVAGRSPVDCNAFRGTREQLAALLGGSGGASGAVSAQEEDDLTPEQDERLKRIEKELVGSWDANGVPKGWGTDIGPRTVVAMLVDLVNALLGEQLSTYPNSKIKLSAVRAIRDNNGLLFQLPAMINAAGQADPAKVAAALRPVLADVVGPVVAESVRAALGEDNQAQADAIVTELAQRLAGGVAA
- a CDS encoding phage distal tail protein, which codes for MSTTVTLANAVTLGQPSTDAAGVTWWHRSVTGWRDGVPMRTTFVDRPTAHGAYDGPAYAGKRVIVLNGSAKAPGHADRLRAMRALVGLGGDGSMLSLRIRDELGECEAMVRRSDKPTISMAGSAWLDYSLQFTAPEPRLLDVVTRTASTQMAQSGAGGVAWNGPAGGSGTRWNGPTGGSGLSWGAPVSTGVVRLDNTDGTAPADVIATITGPAQNPSISTGTSWITYNGVLSSTDVLVINTGSGAVQLNGVNRRSYLTRANWFQIPAGGSVDVRFTAEVQNAQASMTASWRVSYY
- a CDS encoding GDSL-type esterase/lipase family protein; its protein translation is MAASLAGSWQPVTTRSTLNPHYLDPVTGAPSRDAIPQTPARFGRTLRRVLQHGIQQVRLEWRNVYCQVDDPGEVDGPNPVWIRASIEYPAGAWRQVNGSTTWSATTAYAVGDQVLHDGVRYVAGAATTAGQSPAAGGPWRPVRLFPVTWTGTTDTATVQPGQTVMSDPIDLSDVRLLAGERLAVGLLAFTGGVGSIVSGADAIAGDFVCDFPTAPWPGAADDLVVQPVTDQTSMPVGTPLPMPTVVEGLSPNPNTVMALGDSLFQGLYDSDIDGDTGGFIPRALRATQHYRMSVSGQRADSLSLPTQVTTWRDELLARYNVVITDLGGNDAVRSDGTTDISSNTAMVQARMTALWRYLAQRCPNVWATTITPWTASTDGWSTLAGQSRANQIMGGTNGLDGVWGRLRTWFRDGCPIQVFGRTVRAGEGEHPLAGIVDVGYAITDPASGWKWKAGLTTDGMHPTAAGHQLMATALTPYLPALARGGRIEDLPAGSFGGAWQSGTGMVQSLRNTTVPVTCLSSTVDEPRGCTYSAGVFTALVEGEWDFDWSLQWCGGDSSIRWGFLAPPDYLANPVKRYGAQGVGGSVEVFSGSATLCLKAGQQMVLWMSSKNTTADSALWGTGGSVSLRASWRGLRRSQT
- a CDS encoding 3'-5' exoribonuclease domain-containing protein, translating into MRHWYDTEFIEDGRTIDLISIGIVAEDGREYYAVVEDAPWRRIKKHAWLMANVVPHLPQGHGDRRHSIPGRLPIDFADPLVKHRKRIAEEVRDFLLRDGKPELWADYGAYDHVVLCQLWGTMMDLPIGIPMHTMDVQQEAVRLGVTEFPEQDGAEHNALADARHTRVKWQHLQGVAA